From one Terriglobales bacterium genomic stretch:
- a CDS encoding multidrug efflux RND transporter permease subunit has product MFVDFFIQRPIFATVCALLIILAGAVAIPTLPVAQFPNLAPPQVSVNSGYTGASAQVVEASVTTPLEQQINGVKGMKYITSSSGNDGSSNVSAIFDIGRDVDIAAVDVQNRVANVQGRLPLEVNSTGISISKSGSGFVFAAGFYSDDNRYDSLFISNYVDVYLKDALKRIKGVSDVIIFGERKYSMRLWLDPGRMANRKLTASDVVTALREQNIQVAAGQLGEPPSPTGQSYQISVRAVGRLSTPDEFENIILKAGEDGSLVKLKDVGRAELGAENYGGNLEFNGYHAVGLGLTQLTDANALEVDRAAKAELERLSKSFPPGLKYQIAFDTTQVVSESIKDVLFTLSEAIALVILVIFIFLQDWRTTLIPAVTIPVSLIGTFIFVKLLGFSINTLTLFGITLATGLVVDDAIVVIENVQRHVSEGIHDGHKAASVAMKEVASAVVATSLVLVAVFVPVAFFPGTTGILFRQFALTIAFSVAISAFNALTLSPALSAILLGGGETVHGGFFAVFNRIVEKGTARYQRTLHGLFRVRALVVLIFVVGLGAAYLVYKSVPHGFVPQEDQGWFMNVILAPQGASLDYTGKIAAQVETVLSKNPDITGVFAVSGFSFGGSAPNRGMVFATLRPISERKGDAHSADTVINSIRGPLFGIPGAIVVPFSPPAVSGLGNFGGFQMVLQDQGGHTYEEFSRIVDEFKSKGNASGQVVGLNTFFTANDPQFVVTIDREKAKSLQVPLQQIASTLQIFLGSQYVNDFDFNNRSYRVYVQADQKFRSQPQDIQRFYVRSDTGAMIPLENLVTISQSTTPPVVSHYNLFRSAEIDGSAAPGRSSGDAIAAMERLAQETLPRGVSYAWTGLSLEEIESGSQAALLFGLGLLVVYLTLAAQYESFSLPFIVILAVPMALLGALGAQKIAGLQNDVYCQVGLVMLIALSSKNAILIVEFAEQLRERGLSVSEAAIEAARIRLRPILMTSFAFILGVLPLVFARGAGKIGRQSVGTTVFGGMLVSTLLNLLFIPVLYVIVKGWQVRRAEPATVEQQEILLEK; this is encoded by the coding sequence ATGTTCGTTGATTTTTTTATCCAACGACCTATCTTCGCCACGGTATGCGCGCTGTTGATCATTCTGGCAGGCGCCGTCGCTATTCCTACTCTGCCTGTCGCACAGTTTCCCAATTTGGCACCGCCGCAGGTCAGCGTCAATAGCGGCTACACCGGCGCAAGTGCGCAGGTGGTGGAAGCTTCGGTCACCACGCCGCTGGAGCAACAAATCAACGGCGTCAAAGGGATGAAGTACATCACCTCCAGCAGCGGCAACGACGGTTCCAGCAATGTCAGCGCCATATTCGACATTGGCCGCGACGTTGACATCGCGGCCGTTGATGTTCAGAATCGCGTGGCCAACGTGCAGGGCCGGCTGCCCTTGGAGGTAAATTCCACCGGCATCAGCATCAGCAAGAGCGGCTCGGGCTTCGTTTTCGCGGCCGGCTTCTATTCCGATGACAATCGCTATGACAGCCTCTTCATCAGCAACTATGTTGACGTGTATCTGAAAGATGCGTTGAAGCGCATCAAAGGCGTGAGCGACGTCATCATCTTCGGAGAACGCAAGTATTCCATGCGCCTGTGGCTCGACCCCGGGCGCATGGCCAATCGCAAACTGACGGCCTCGGATGTGGTGACTGCGTTGCGCGAACAGAACATTCAGGTGGCCGCAGGACAGCTCGGCGAGCCGCCTTCTCCCACAGGCCAGAGCTACCAGATCAGCGTGCGCGCCGTGGGGCGGCTCTCAACACCGGACGAGTTTGAAAACATTATCCTCAAGGCCGGCGAAGATGGGTCGCTGGTCAAGCTCAAAGATGTCGGCCGGGCCGAACTGGGCGCGGAAAACTACGGCGGCAACCTGGAGTTCAACGGATACCATGCCGTCGGTCTTGGCCTCACGCAACTTACCGATGCCAATGCCCTCGAAGTGGACCGCGCCGCCAAGGCGGAGTTGGAGCGGCTGTCAAAAAGTTTCCCTCCGGGACTCAAATACCAGATTGCGTTTGATACCACACAGGTCGTATCTGAATCCATTAAGGATGTCCTGTTTACGCTCTCCGAGGCGATCGCGCTGGTGATTCTGGTGATTTTTATCTTCCTGCAGGATTGGCGCACGACGCTGATTCCGGCGGTCACCATTCCCGTCTCTCTGATCGGAACATTTATTTTCGTCAAGCTGCTGGGCTTTTCCATCAACACGCTGACTCTGTTCGGCATCACGCTGGCCACGGGTCTCGTGGTAGATGACGCCATTGTGGTCATTGAAAACGTGCAGCGCCACGTCTCTGAGGGCATTCATGACGGCCACAAGGCAGCTTCGGTGGCCATGAAAGAAGTAGCCAGCGCCGTGGTGGCCACATCGCTGGTGCTGGTGGCCGTGTTCGTGCCCGTGGCTTTCTTTCCGGGAACGACGGGAATTCTTTTCCGGCAGTTCGCGCTCACCATCGCATTTTCTGTCGCTATCTCAGCCTTCAATGCGCTGACCCTCAGCCCGGCACTTTCGGCCATCCTGCTGGGAGGCGGTGAAACCGTCCATGGCGGGTTCTTTGCCGTTTTCAACCGCATCGTAGAGAAAGGCACCGCCAGGTATCAACGGACATTGCATGGTCTGTTTCGCGTGCGCGCGCTGGTGGTGCTGATTTTCGTCGTGGGATTGGGTGCGGCTTACCTGGTTTACAAATCGGTGCCCCATGGCTTTGTACCGCAGGAAGATCAGGGATGGTTCATGAACGTGATCCTGGCCCCGCAGGGCGCTTCACTCGATTACACCGGAAAGATCGCCGCCCAGGTGGAAACCGTTCTCAGCAAAAACCCTGACATCACCGGAGTTTTTGCGGTCAGCGGTTTCAGCTTCGGTGGAAGCGCACCGAACCGCGGTATGGTTTTTGCGACGTTGCGGCCGATCAGCGAACGCAAAGGCGACGCCCACTCCGCCGATACCGTGATTAACAGCATACGCGGCCCGCTCTTCGGGATTCCGGGCGCAATTGTCGTTCCCTTCTCTCCCCCGGCGGTTTCGGGATTGGGAAACTTTGGCGGTTTTCAAATGGTGCTGCAAGACCAGGGCGGCCACACCTACGAAGAATTTTCCAGGATCGTCGATGAATTCAAAAGCAAAGGCAACGCCAGCGGGCAGGTGGTTGGATTGAATACCTTCTTTACCGCCAATGATCCGCAGTTCGTGGTCACCATTGACCGCGAAAAGGCCAAGAGCCTGCAGGTGCCCCTGCAACAGATTGCCTCTACCCTCCAGATTTTCCTGGGGTCGCAATATGTGAATGACTTCGACTTCAATAACCGCTCGTATCGCGTCTACGTGCAGGCCGATCAGAAATTCCGCTCGCAGCCGCAAGACATCCAGCGGTTCTACGTGCGCTCCGACACGGGTGCGATGATCCCGCTGGAGAACCTGGTCACGATCAGCCAGTCCACGACGCCGCCGGTGGTCTCGCATTACAACCTGTTCCGCTCGGCGGAAATTGACGGCTCCGCCGCGCCGGGGCGCAGCTCCGGCGACGCCATTGCAGCCATGGAAAGGCTGGCCCAGGAAACCCTGCCCCGCGGAGTCTCTTATGCATGGACCGGACTCTCGCTGGAAGAAATAGAATCGGGAAGCCAGGCGGCCCTGCTGTTCGGTTTGGGATTGCTGGTTGTCTATCTCACGCTGGCGGCGCAATACGAAAGTTTCTCTTTACCCTTCATCGTGATACTCGCCGTTCCCATGGCGCTGCTGGGCGCCCTGGGCGCGCAGAAGATCGCGGGCCTGCAGAACGACGTGTATTGCCAGGTGGGATTGGTGATGCTGATTGCGCTCTCCAGCAAGAACGCAATTCTTATCGTCGAATTTGCCGAGCAGTTGCGCGAGCGCGGTCTGAGCGTATCTGAGGCCGCGATTGAAGCGGCTCGCATACGGCTGCGGCCCATCCTGATGACTTCTTTCGCCTTCATTCTCGGCGTGCTGCCGCTGGTGTTCGCCAGGGGCGCCGGCAAGATCGGCCGCCAGTCCGTGGGAACCACTGTCTTCGGCGGCATGCTGGTTTCCACTCTGCTCAACCTGCTGTTCATCCCGGTGCTGTATGTGATTGTCAAAGGTTGGCAGGTGAGACGGGCAGAGCCGGCCACGGTTGAGCAACAGGAAATTCTGCTGGAAAAGTAG
- a CDS encoding efflux RND transporter periplasmic adaptor subunit, which yields MTGSALRHYKVLALAGSIGLLAMAVGCSKGEGSDPKGGMAIPVPMTVAQPTTVNTSSEYVATLKSRNTTSINPLVEGQITQIYVKSGERVQTGTLLMQIDPLKQLATTGSQEGARKAQEANVLYAQKQLERTRKLYEAGVVSKQNLDEAVSAHDAAEAQLKSLESQVQEQREQLRYYRVMAPTSGIVGDIPVHVGDRVTMTTMLTTVDQPGALEAYVDIPVEHAHDVGLGRLVEILGNDGNAVAQSHVTFVSPQVNDAMQTILIKSLVDNKGDLLRNQQLVRARVIWGTRQALLIPILAISRINGQPFAFVAVSEQNKPLVAHQRQVQLGEMIGNDYVVLDGIKPGERIITGGTQMLGDGVPVAPKS from the coding sequence ATGACGGGTTCAGCACTGCGGCATTATAAGGTCCTGGCGCTCGCAGGCAGCATTGGGCTGCTGGCAATGGCCGTGGGCTGCAGCAAAGGCGAAGGATCTGACCCCAAGGGAGGTATGGCCATTCCTGTGCCCATGACGGTGGCGCAGCCGACGACTGTGAATACTTCCTCGGAATATGTGGCCACGCTGAAATCGCGCAACACCACCAGCATCAATCCACTGGTGGAGGGCCAGATTACGCAAATCTACGTGAAATCGGGCGAGCGGGTGCAGACGGGCACACTGCTGATGCAGATTGATCCGCTCAAGCAACTGGCCACTACCGGCAGCCAGGAGGGCGCGCGCAAAGCGCAAGAGGCCAATGTTCTTTACGCGCAGAAACAACTGGAGCGCACGCGCAAGCTCTATGAGGCGGGCGTGGTCAGCAAGCAAAACCTGGATGAGGCGGTTTCCGCCCACGATGCCGCCGAGGCGCAATTGAAGTCATTGGAATCGCAGGTGCAGGAGCAGAGAGAGCAATTGCGCTACTACCGGGTCATGGCCCCAACCAGTGGAATTGTCGGCGATATTCCGGTGCACGTGGGCGACCGCGTGACCATGACCACAATGCTCACAACCGTAGACCAGCCGGGAGCGCTCGAAGCCTACGTGGATATCCCGGTTGAGCACGCGCATGATGTGGGACTGGGCAGGCTGGTTGAGATCCTGGGGAACGACGGGAATGCGGTTGCGCAAAGCCATGTCACCTTTGTTTCGCCGCAGGTGAACGACGCGATGCAGACCATCCTGATCAAATCGCTGGTGGACAACAAGGGAGACCTTCTGCGCAACCAGCAGTTGGTGCGGGCCCGGGTCATCTGGGGCACGCGGCAGGCTTTGCTGATTCCCATCCTGGCGATTTCGCGCATCAATGGGCAGCCGTTTGCGTTTGTTGCCGTGAGCGAACAGAACAAACCCCTGGTCGCCCACCAGAGGCAAGTGCAGCTCGGCGAAATGATCGGGAACGATTATGTGGTGCTGGACGGAATCAAACCCGGAGAGCGGATCATCACCGGCGGCACGCAAATGCTGGGCGATGGGGTTCCGGTCGCGCCCAAAAGTTAG
- a CDS encoding DUF4215 domain-containing protein, which translates to MRCVRATAYCRIVVFVFSSVLFLQGQQGPVRIEVTPANSSIAPAATQQFDAFRLDLGALNKTGGRTKITGLATWISDNLGVATVNPSSGLVTAVRGGACRIIAASGPFRGSALLHVTGPSCGDGIRQTPPEQCDDGNNANLDGCSSTCKFEQNQRVNSLQMQVGATTDAFCMANALGGAIVGSLAKNGLQNAINTDVGNGSISLLFVMLGIADLSGTTEPNFNMGVVTGAPTTVSGYNGASDLDWWYNPDPGAIDSNRIPANRLSTSISGNALLTTPGSITLPFVGANLSLSNAKIKAMTSGFSTPTASAGSPPGHLSSEHLDPALMSYPSMGTGELCGGVSAASLAATPAPALAANCTTPYGINNSLLDVLVGGCSAPIVGTEITATQPDTFDPNAPAAGAGSPYTLAENASHQVSTCKDKLNNAVPLAACLNAAAYSSFFKFTTDRVIIK; encoded by the coding sequence ATGCGTTGCGTGCGAGCGACTGCCTATTGCAGGATTGTCGTATTCGTCTTCAGCTCGGTCCTGTTTTTGCAGGGACAACAAGGCCCGGTGCGGATTGAGGTAACACCTGCGAACTCTTCTATCGCGCCAGCGGCCACTCAGCAATTCGACGCCTTTCGCCTCGATCTCGGCGCGCTCAACAAAACTGGCGGACGCACCAAGATTACGGGCCTGGCGACTTGGATCTCCGACAACCTGGGTGTCGCGACTGTGAATCCGTCTTCCGGTCTGGTAACTGCTGTTCGCGGGGGCGCATGCCGAATTATCGCTGCCAGCGGACCTTTTCGTGGCTCCGCGCTGCTTCATGTCACGGGACCGTCTTGTGGCGATGGCATCCGGCAGACGCCACCCGAGCAGTGCGACGATGGGAACAATGCGAATCTTGATGGCTGCAGTTCCACCTGCAAGTTCGAGCAGAACCAGCGGGTCAATTCTTTGCAGATGCAGGTAGGCGCGACGACCGACGCATTTTGTATGGCCAACGCATTAGGCGGGGCAATCGTTGGTTCTCTCGCCAAAAACGGATTGCAAAACGCTATCAACACCGACGTCGGAAATGGCTCGATCTCTTTGTTGTTTGTCATGCTGGGCATCGCCGACTTGAGCGGCACCACTGAGCCGAATTTCAATATGGGAGTCGTCACTGGCGCGCCTACCACCGTCAGCGGTTACAACGGAGCCAGTGATCTCGACTGGTGGTACAACCCCGATCCTGGGGCAATTGATAGCAACCGGATCCCTGCGAACCGGCTCTCTACCAGCATCTCGGGTAACGCACTCTTGACCACCCCTGGAAGCATTACGCTGCCCTTCGTTGGAGCCAACCTCAGTCTGTCAAATGCAAAAATTAAAGCCATGACAAGCGGTTTCTCCACGCCAACAGCTTCCGCGGGTTCGCCGCCGGGACATTTGTCTTCGGAGCACCTTGATCCGGCGTTGATGAGTTATCCCTCCATGGGAACAGGCGAGCTGTGTGGCGGAGTCAGCGCTGCATCACTCGCGGCCACGCCTGCGCCTGCGCTCGCGGCCAATTGCACTACACCCTACGGTATTAACAACTCGCTGCTCGACGTGCTCGTGGGTGGATGCAGCGCCCCCATAGTCGGAACAGAAATCACCGCTACACAACCGGACACCTTTGACCCCAATGCTCCAGCGGCAGGAGCAGGATCACCTTATACTTTGGCGGAGAATGCCAGTCACCAGGTCAGTACCTGCAAGGACAAATTAAATAACGCTGTACCTTTGGCTGCTTGTCTGAATGCCGCCGCTTATTCCAGCTTCTTCAAGTTCACCACCGATCGCGTCATTATCAAATAA
- a CDS encoding FAD-dependent monooxygenase, with translation GLLLIGDAAHVMSPVGGVGINYAIQDAVVAANVLGEPLKAGRVEPGKLAEVQRQREWPTRFIQALQSLAQKQIGRGVRRSEQIMRIPWYVRLLARVPIVRDVPARLMAFGIKRVHVEAKKEAIERP, from the coding sequence GGCCTGCTCCTGATCGGCGATGCGGCGCACGTGATGTCGCCCGTGGGCGGAGTGGGCATCAACTACGCAATCCAGGACGCGGTAGTCGCAGCCAATGTGCTTGGGGAGCCGTTGAAGGCCGGCAGAGTTGAACCAGGAAAGCTCGCCGAGGTGCAGCGCCAGCGGGAGTGGCCAACACGGTTCATCCAGGCATTGCAGTCATTGGCGCAAAAACAGATTGGCAGGGGCGTGCGCCGCAGCGAACAGATTATGCGGATTCCATGGTATGTGCGGCTGCTCGCCCGCGTGCCCATTGTGCGCGATGTTCCGGCGCGCCTGATGGCGTTTGGAATCAAGCGAGTGCACGTGGAAGCAAAGAAAGAAGCGATCGAGAGGCCCTGA